The following coding sequences lie in one Glycine max cultivar Williams 82 chromosome 19, Glycine_max_v4.0, whole genome shotgun sequence genomic window:
- the LOC100813783 gene encoding (+)-neomenthol dehydrogenase: MLDNQTQSGSVASCQLPLGKHATLSIWWSKETVAVVTGGNRRIGYEICRQLATHGLAVILTSRDVGAGVDSIKALQEGGLSVVYHQLDVVDYSSINQFVEWSWENYGDLDILVNNAGVNFNLGSDNSVENARKVIETNYYGTKRMTEAVIPLMKPSLIGARIVNVSSRLGRLNGRRNRINNVALREQLSDVESLSEELIDRTLPTFLQQVEDGTWTSGGWPQVYTDYSVSKLAVNAYTRLMARKLFERPEGQKIYINCYCPGWVKTALTDYVGNNTVEEGTDAGVWLALFSDQTFLGKFFAERQEINF, translated from the exons ATGTTGGATAATCAAACTCAATCTGGGAGTGTTGCTAGTTGCCAGTTGCCACTTGGGAAGCATGCAACTCTCAGCAT ATGGTGGTCCAAGGAAACTGTGGCTGTGGTTACTGGTGGAAATAGAAGAATTGGGTATGAGATTTGTAGACAACTTGCCACTCATGGATTGGCTGTCATACTGACATCAAGAGATGTTGGTGCTGGTGTTGACTCAATTAAGGCTTTGCAAGAAGGCGGTCTCAGTGTGGTTTATCATCAACTTGATGTAGTGGACTATTCATCCATCAACCAATTTGTTGAATGGTCATGGGAAAATTATGGTGATTTAGATATTCTG GTAAACAACGCTGGTGTTAATTTTAATCTTGGGTCTGATAACTCAGTCGAAAATGCTCGTAAGGTTattgaaacaaattattatgGCACCAAGCGTATGACTGAAGCTGTTATTCCATTGATGAAGCCATCCCTTATTGGTGCTCGTATTGTAAATGTAAGCTCACGTCTCGGTCGACTTAATGGAAGACGTAAT AGAATCAATAATGTAGCCTTGAGAGAGCAACTGAGTGATGTGGAATCCCTTTCAGAGGAACTTATTGACAGGACTCTGCCTACTTTTCTACAACAAGTAGAGGATGGAACTTGGACTTCAGGTGGGTGGCCTCAAGTATACACTGACTACTCAGTGTCCAAACTTGCAGTTAATGCCTATACAAGGCTTATGGCAAGGAAGCTTTTTGAGAGACCAGAAggtcaaaaaatttatattaactgCTATTGCCCAGGTTGGGTGAAGACAGCTCTTACAGATTATGTAGGGAATAATACTGTTGAGGAAGGGACAGATGCTGGAGTCTGGCTTGCCCTTTTTTCTGACCAAACATTCCTGGGAAAGTTTTTTGCTGAGAGACAGGAAATTAACTTTTAA